A part of Bacillus thuringiensis genomic DNA contains:
- a CDS encoding FtsW/RodA/SpoVE family cell cycle protein, with protein MKRVWKSMDYSLLLPLVILCVLGVIMVYSSSSIVAILSKYNWPADYFFKKQLVALAIGTVILVIVVIIPYKFWREQMVLAAIGLGSLALLTAALVFGQVINGAKGWILGIQPAEFVKIAVIITLASFFAKKQERQTPFFQGIIPPLVIVGGSMVLILLQNDLGTDILIGGTVLIMFFCSGVNVNLWIKRFLLTSVVWIPALYFIGNYKLSNYQKARFSVFLDPFNDPQNDGFQLVNSFIGIASGGLGGRGLGNSIQKYGYLPEPQTDFIMAIISEELGFIGVAIILICLLLIIIRSFRVAQKCKDPFGSLVAIGIASLLGIQTFINVGGMSGLIPLTGVPLPFISYGGSSLLANLISMGILLNIASHVKRQEKEQNEIMKEREQDGPRLVVVK; from the coding sequence ATGAAAAGAGTATGGAAATCAATGGATTATTCATTGTTACTTCCTCTTGTTATCTTATGTGTGTTGGGAGTTATAATGGTATATAGTTCTAGTTCCATTGTCGCGATTTTGTCGAAATATAACTGGCCAGCAGATTACTTTTTTAAAAAACAATTAGTTGCTCTTGCTATTGGAACGGTAATACTAGTGATTGTCGTTATAATCCCTTATAAATTTTGGAGAGAACAAATGGTTCTAGCAGCAATCGGGTTAGGGAGCCTTGCCTTACTAACAGCAGCCTTAGTTTTCGGGCAGGTCATAAATGGCGCAAAAGGATGGATACTAGGTATACAACCAGCTGAGTTTGTAAAAATAGCAGTTATTATTACGCTAGCAAGTTTTTTTGCTAAGAAACAAGAGAGGCAAACTCCTTTTTTCCAAGGAATAATACCTCCCCTAGTTATTGTCGGTGGATCGATGGTATTAATTTTATTACAAAATGACTTAGGGACTGACATTTTAATAGGTGGAACAGTGTTAATTATGTTCTTCTGTTCAGGAGTTAATGTTAACTTGTGGATTAAAAGATTTTTATTAACATCTGTCGTGTGGATTCCGGCGTTGTATTTTATCGGAAATTATAAATTAAGTAACTACCAAAAAGCTCGATTTTCAGTTTTTCTTGATCCATTTAACGATCCTCAAAATGATGGATTCCAATTAGTTAATTCTTTTATTGGAATTGCCTCAGGTGGATTAGGTGGTAGAGGATTAGGGAATAGTATACAAAAGTATGGCTATTTACCAGAGCCGCAAACGGATTTTATTATGGCAATTATATCTGAAGAACTTGGGTTTATAGGTGTAGCTATCATTTTAATCTGTTTACTACTTATTATTATTCGGTCGTTTAGAGTAGCACAAAAATGTAAAGATCCATTTGGAAGTTTAGTTGCGATTGGAATTGCAAGTTTACTTGGGATACAAACTTTTATTAACGTTGGTGGTATGTCTGGATTAATACCGCTTACAGGAGTACCTTTACCGTTTATTAGTTATGGTGGTAGTTCTTTGTTGGCTAATCTAATCTCGATGGGTATATTATTAAATATTGCTAGTCATGTAAAACGACAAGAAAAAGAGCAAAATGAGATAATGAAAGAAAGAGAACAAGATGGACCACGTCTTGTTGTTGTAAAATAA
- a CDS encoding YlaN family protein codes for MASETVSNHQEKALALLQADAEKILRLIKVQMDNLTMPQCPLYEEVLDTQMFGLSREVDFAVRLGLIAEEQGKAMLGELERELSALHEAFTNKQQ; via the coding sequence TTGGCGTCTGAGACAGTATCAAATCATCAGGAAAAGGCACTAGCCCTTCTACAAGCGGATGCGGAGAAGATTTTAAGACTTATTAAGGTACAAATGGACAATCTGACAATGCCGCAATGTCCATTATATGAAGAAGTGTTAGACACACAAATGTTTGGACTATCCCGCGAGGTCGATTTTGCAGTTCGCCTTGGTCTTATTGCAGAAGAACAAGGGAAAGCAATGTTAGGAGAGCTTGAACGTGAGTTATCTGCACTTCATGAAGCATTTACAAACAAACAACAATAA
- a CDS encoding peptidyl-prolyl cis-trans isomerase — protein MSEILFINGKVRFPITIDPTVWIFDDRKVDLTTYFDETRENTSELEAYLKNTSEHWDREIRDGAAFPPIQQSVKKYKKEQLITGTFGIPFHPFLANAEISDDATQVEIETVDQTILLPLETVENAILGFSKEGKPLKEDGPVHLYFNDGSNQQNPIRNIRKFTIL, from the coding sequence ATGAGCGAAATTTTATTTATTAATGGAAAAGTTCGTTTTCCAATCACTATCGATCCAACTGTTTGGATCTTTGATGATCGAAAAGTAGATTTGACAACTTACTTTGATGAAACAAGAGAAAACACGTCTGAACTAGAAGCTTACTTAAAAAACACTTCAGAACATTGGGATCGCGAAATCCGTGATGGTGCTGCGTTTCCACCGATACAACAAAGTGTAAAGAAATATAAAAAAGAACAGCTAATTACTGGAACGTTCGGTATACCATTTCATCCATTTCTTGCTAACGCCGAAATTTCAGATGACGCTACGCAAGTCGAAATTGAAACAGTAGATCAAACAATACTACTTCCATTAGAAACTGTAGAAAATGCTATTCTTGGTTTTTCAAAAGAAGGAAAGCCATTAAAAGAGGATGGACCTGTTCATCTCTATTTCAATGATGGATCTAATCAACAAAATCCAATCCGTAACATCCGTAAATTTACAATTCTTTAA
- a CDS encoding PhoH family protein codes for MDKIYVLDTNVLLQDPLSIFSFEANEVVIPAVVLEEVDSKKRYMDEVGRNARYVSKLIDKFREIGKLHESIPLENGGTFRIELNHRSFVQLQDIFVEKTNDNRILAVAKNLSLEEQEKEDGKSVILVSKDVLVRVKADAIGLKAEDYLSDRVIEVDNIYSGFLEGYISKEQLDYFYEKGELPLSEIANHPFYPNQFVVMKDALGGSSSALGIVDHLGKKVKKLIFHNEQVWGIRPRNVQQIMGLELLLREDIPLVTLTGKAGTGKTLLALASGLMQTEDLGLYKKLLVARPIVPVGKDIGYLPGEKEEKLRPWMQPIFDNLEYLFNTKKPGELDAILAGMGSIEVEALTYIRGRSIPDQFIIIDEAQNLTKHEVKTILTRVGEKSKIVLMGDPQQIDHPYLDEYNNGLTYVVEKFKEQRISGHVKFVKGERSNLAQLAADLL; via the coding sequence TTGGATAAAATTTATGTGTTAGATACGAATGTACTTTTGCAGGATCCTTTATCTATTTTTTCATTTGAAGCCAATGAAGTAGTGATTCCGGCAGTTGTATTAGAAGAGGTTGATTCGAAAAAACGTTATATGGATGAAGTAGGACGAAACGCTCGTTATGTATCTAAGTTAATAGACAAATTTCGTGAAATAGGAAAGCTGCATGAAAGTATTCCGCTAGAAAACGGCGGTACATTTCGTATTGAATTAAATCATCGTTCATTTGTTCAACTACAAGATATTTTTGTAGAAAAAACAAATGATAATCGAATTTTAGCTGTAGCAAAAAATCTATCTTTAGAAGAACAAGAAAAAGAGGACGGGAAGTCTGTTATTTTAGTAAGTAAAGATGTGCTCGTAAGGGTAAAAGCTGATGCAATTGGTTTGAAGGCGGAAGATTATTTAAGTGATCGTGTAATTGAAGTAGATAATATATATTCAGGATTTTTAGAAGGGTATATATCAAAAGAGCAATTGGATTATTTTTATGAAAAAGGTGAATTGCCTTTATCCGAAATTGCAAATCACCCTTTTTATCCAAATCAGTTTGTAGTGATGAAAGATGCATTAGGGGGATCTAGTTCAGCACTTGGCATTGTGGATCACTTAGGTAAGAAGGTAAAGAAACTTATTTTTCACAATGAACAAGTATGGGGGATACGACCACGAAATGTGCAGCAAATTATGGGATTAGAATTGTTGCTTCGTGAAGATATTCCGCTAGTAACGTTAACTGGGAAAGCTGGTACAGGAAAAACATTACTAGCTTTAGCTTCGGGGCTCATGCAAACTGAAGATTTAGGGCTATATAAAAAACTACTAGTTGCAAGGCCAATTGTTCCAGTCGGAAAAGATATCGGTTATTTACCAGGAGAAAAAGAAGAAAAGTTAAGACCGTGGATGCAACCGATTTTTGATAATCTAGAGTATTTATTTAATACGAAAAAGCCAGGAGAGTTAGATGCTATTTTAGCTGGAATGGGTTCGATTGAAGTGGAAGCTCTTACCTATATACGTGGGAGAAGTATTCCGGATCAGTTCATTATAATTGACGAAGCACAAAATTTAACGAAGCATGAAGTGAAAACGATACTAACAAGAGTAGGAGAAAAAAGTAAAATCGTATTAATGGGAGATCCCCAGCAAATTGATCATCCGTATTTGGATGAGTATAATAACGGTTTAACATATGTTGTAGAGAAGTTTAAAGAGCAACGTATTAGTGGTCATGTAAAGTTTGTTAAAGGGGAGCGATCGAATTTAGCGCAACTAGCAGCGGATTTATTATAA
- a CDS encoding pyridoxamine 5'-phosphate oxidase family protein, translated as MANVVEPTLTDDLVQTLRKECIVMVATTDFEKQVPNVSAISWVYAVSKTSIRFAVDHRSRIVENIRHSTGVVLTIMANESVFSISGAGEILTDRMEGIPLKLTVIEVNVQEVRDVMFYGAKLATEPTYEKTYDIRAAKKLDNQVLVGIKEL; from the coding sequence AAACGTTACGTAAAGAATGTATTGTTATGGTAGCAACAACAGACTTCGAAAAACAAGTTCCTAACGTAAGTGCTATTTCTTGGGTGTATGCAGTGAGTAAAACTAGTATTCGATTTGCAGTAGATCACCGTTCGCGTATTGTGGAAAATATACGTCATAGTACTGGGGTAGTATTGACTATAATGGCGAATGAATCCGTATTTTCCATAAGTGGTGCAGGTGAAATTTTGACTGATAGAATGGAAGGCATTCCTCTAAAATTAACTGTAATAGAAGTAAATGTACAAGAAGTACGTGATGTTATGTTTTATGGAGCGAAACTTGCAACTGAGCCAACGTATGAGAAAACATATGACATTCGCGCAGCGAAAAAGCTGGATAACCAAGTGTTAGTAGGAATAAAAGAATTATAA